One genomic region from Deltaproteobacteria bacterium encodes:
- a CDS encoding creatininase family protein: MLDPFDLPQREARALCARGVPVYLTVNPVEYHGPHLSLHNDRLVSRGIVRELHAALTPSGEDWPLLLGADLEAGFEALPGQGSRQTSYARLRELVQSACEGLARLGAQRVVLMTFHGAPLQSVALQHGVRWLGRQGIAAVAPLNFLFQELLALESPEQHALAVAHLSDPALRQLVLAELRTDLHAGFFETSLALHYAPESVSPVHRTLPPCPAVTPDPLLTRASRLASRLGRARLARELELAAFGRGWTSVRPFYGYTGRPDCASPEAGAYFAAHIAALLSRGVRAVFDGSAPPPEPVLGWMRFATLGGRIPGLAVAEEALHRFP, from the coding sequence ATGCTCGACCCCTTCGATCTGCCTCAGCGCGAGGCGCGCGCCCTCTGCGCCCGCGGCGTGCCGGTCTACCTCACGGTGAACCCGGTCGAGTATCACGGGCCGCACCTCTCGCTGCACAACGACCGACTCGTCTCGCGGGGCATCGTGCGGGAGCTTCACGCCGCCCTGACTCCCTCCGGGGAGGACTGGCCGCTCCTGCTCGGGGCCGACCTGGAGGCGGGATTCGAAGCCTTGCCCGGGCAGGGCTCGCGCCAGACCTCGTACGCGCGCCTCCGCGAGCTGGTGCAGAGCGCCTGCGAGGGACTGGCGCGGCTCGGTGCGCAGCGCGTGGTGCTGATGACCTTCCACGGCGCGCCGCTGCAGAGCGTGGCGCTGCAGCACGGCGTGCGCTGGCTCGGCCGGCAGGGCATCGCCGCCGTGGCGCCGCTCAACTTCCTCTTCCAGGAGCTGCTCGCGCTCGAGAGCCCCGAGCAGCACGCGCTGGCGGTCGCACACCTGTCCGACCCCGCGTTGCGGCAGCTCGTGCTCGCCGAGCTGCGCACGGACCTCCACGCAGGCTTTTTTGAAACTTCGCTCGCTTTGCACTACGCCCCCGAGTCCGTCTCCCCGGTCCATCGAACGCTCCCCCCCTGCCCGGCCGTGACGCCCGACCCGCTCCTGACGCGCGCGTCGCGGCTCGCCTCCCGCCTCGGGCGGGCGCGACTCGCCCGCGAACTCGAGCTGGCTGCCTTCGGGCGCGGCTGGACCTCCGTGCGCCCTTTCTACGGCTACACGGGGCGCCCCGACTGCGCGAGCCCCGAAGCGGGGGCCTACTTCGCCGCCCACATCGCGGCCCTCCTCTCGCGCGGCGTGCGCGCGGTGTTCGACGGCAGCGCCCCTCCCCCCGAGCCCGTGCTGGGCTGGATGCGCTTCGCGACACTCGGCGGACGCATCCCGGGACTCGCCGTCGCCGAGGAGGCGCTCCACCGCTTCCCCTAG